In Platichthys flesus chromosome 20, fPlaFle2.1, whole genome shotgun sequence, a single genomic region encodes these proteins:
- the gdf10b gene encoding growth/differentiation factor 10b codes for MASLLFHLLHLLLVLESGFGKLLSEDLGIDARQSEEVEAPAADRRVFAHESANRDMVSINMFKVYERYSEEPRSHRDANTVRSLKAVPRVSHGKEVFEFNLSSIQDSELILFASFHFLYKRQRHHQRQWRFRRPRHPSGGLQRSHPSSPLLLFSGSSPNSGFATSLGNITLAPFKKGSWQSRDVTAVLKHARDAKELVVTVEFDMEFGAARAQQRNPHGQERLPPANLPYILVYADDRAIDEPNSVAMSLQRYGPFPVGDDVSSTASTSRIRRELHLQMQTNDIPEVQFNPLKNHELWQNTYFPAKAKAAVKPGRKQGQENNEGLSKPQVLSFDERTMKKARRRQWSEPRVCSRRYLRVDFADIGWSEWVLAPKSFDAYFCAGTCGFPIPKVVRPSNHATIQSIVRAVGIIPGIPEPCCVPEKMSPLSVLFLDPSRNLVLKVYPGMSVDTCACR; via the exons ATGGCGAGCCTGCTTTTCCACTTGCTGCATTTGCTCCTGGTTCTGGAGTCCGGCTTCGGCAAACTCTTGTCCGAGGATCTTGGAATAGACGCGCGTCAAAGTGAAGAGGTGGAGGCACCGGCTGCGGACCGGCGCGTCTTTGCGCACGAGAGCGCGAACCGGGACATGGTTTCCATCAACATGTTCAAAGTGTACGAGAGGTACAGCGAGGAGCCGCGGAGCCACAGGGACGCGAACACCGTGAGAAGTTTGAAAGCTGTCCCGA GAGTCTCGCACGGCAAAGAAGTGTTCGAGTTCAACCTGTCCTCCATCCAAGACTCCGAACTCATCCTCTTTGCATCCTTCCACTTCCTCTACAAGCGGCAGCGCCACCACCAGCGACAGTGGCGTTTCCGAAGGCCTCGCCACCCGTCCGGCGGCCTCCAGCGTTCCCATCCTTCCTCCCCACTGCTCCTCTTCAGTGGATCATCCCCAAACTCAGGTTTTGCAACATCACTGGGAAATATAACTCTGGCTCCTTTCAAGAAAGGCTCTTGGCAATCTAGGGATGTTACGGCGGTGCTGAAACACGCCAGGGACGCCAAAGAGCTTGTGGTGACGGTGGAGTTTGATATGGAGTTTGGGGCGGCTCGCGCGCAGCAGAGGAACCCTCACGGCCAGGAGCGCCTCCCTCCAGCCAATCTGCCCTATATTCTGGTTTATGCTGACGATCGGGCTATAGACGAGCCAAACAGTGTGGCTATGTCCCTGCAGCGGTACGGGCCCTTCCCTGTAGGAGACGACGTGTCTTCCACAGCCTCAACCTCGAGAATCCGGAGGGAGCTCCATCTCCAGATGCAGACAAACGACATCCCAGAAGTCCAGTTCAACCCCTTGAAGAATCACGAACTTTGGCAGAACACGTACTTTCCAGCTAAAGCCAAAGCGGCGGTCAAACCGGGGAGGAAACAGGGTCAGGAGAATAACGAGGGCCTGAGTAAGCCACAGGTGCTGAGCTTCGACGAGAGGACCATGAAAAAGGCAAGGAGGCGACAGTGGAGCGAGCCCAGGGTTTGCTCCCGGAGGTACCTCAGGGTCGACTTCGCTGACATCGGCTGGAGCGAGTGGGTTTTGGCGCCAAAGTCTTTCGATGCCTACTTCTGCGCCGGGACCTGCGGGTTCCCCATCCCTAAA GTTGTTCGGCCTTCCAATCACGCCACCATCCAGAGCATCGTCAGGGCAGTGGGCATCATCCCCGGCATCCCCGAGCCATGCTGCGTTCCTGAGAAGATGAGTCCCCTCAGCGTGCTCTTCCTCGACCCGAGCCGGAATCTGGTTCTCAAGGTTTACCCCGGCATGTCTGTGGACACCTGCGCCTGTCGGTAG
- the gdf2 gene encoding growth/differentiation factor 2, translating to MMSTRAFLLQLCLSLVVSSGSCTCKPLNNDIQSDNPEELYSQLSEEDLLEEEAADLKMENLLGTMKEGFLRKLNLSDVPQEHSKIDPPQFMMELYNKYASDSSAIPQSDVIRSFTVQDITLSSTNGTKSKYRLKFNDTIPNHEKITTAELQLFFFPETRSRLTSNSFQATVKVYEVDEKAFTSTTHLLVGKEVAGPQSTWTTFDVTAAIQSWIKSGNGATVIDVVVDRKNCGASGIGEAGAGCLNMSLSVGDNTSASLIVFSDDLGSRRRENKKEIKEMILHEEETILHSGADWNRGEQLPNTILEAQRPRRSKRKAEREYCRRTSLKVNFKDIGWDSWIVAPPGYDAFECRGLCYHPLTDESTPSKHALIQTLINIRDPKRANMACCVPIKLDPITVMYQENGRLTIRYLYEEMKVAECGCR from the exons ATGATGAGCACCAGGGCCTTTCTGTTGCAGTTGTGTTTGAGTCTGGTTGTCTCTAGTGGCTCCTGTACCTGCAAACCTCTCAATAATGACATCCAAAGCGACAACCCTGAGGAATTGTACTCTCAGCTGTCAGAGGAGGACCTTCTGGAAGAAGAGGCAGCCGACTTGAAGATGGAGAACCTCCTCGGAACCATGAAGGAGGGCTTTTTGAGGAAACTCAACCTGTCAGACGTTCCTCAGGAGCACAGCAAGATCGACCCTCCTCAGTTCATGATGGAGCTGTACAATAAGTACGCCTCGGACAGCTCGGCTATCCCTCAGTCTGATGTCATACGAAGTTTCACTGTCCAGG ATATCACACTCTCTTCGACAAATGGCACAAAGTCGAAATACAGGCTGAAGTTTAATGACACCATACCCAACCACGAAAAGATCACCACTGCTGAActtcagctcttcttcttccctgaGACCAGGTCAAGGTTGACCTCCAACAGCTTTCAGGCCACAGTCAAAGTCTATGAAGTGGATGAAAAAGCTTTTACATCCACGACCCATCTACTGGTTGGTAAAGAGGTAGCAGGACCACAGAGTACGTGGACGACGTTTGATGTGACAGCAGCTATTCAGAGCTGGATCAAGTCAGGCAATGGAGCGACGGTTATTGATGTGGTGGTGGATAGGAAGAACTGTGGGGCTTCTGGCATTGGCGAGGCCGGAGCAGGCTGTTTAAATATGAGCTTGTCCGTTGGCGATAACACTTCAGCATCTTTGATCGTTTTCTCAGATGACCTGGgtagcaggaggagggagaataAGAAGGAGATTAAGGAGATGATCCTCCATGAAGAAGAAACCATCTTACACTCGGGCGCCGACTGGAATAGAGGGGAGCAACTTCCGAACACGATCTTGGAAGCTCAGCGTCCACGGAGAAGCAAGAGAAAGGCCGAGAGGGAATATTGCCGAAGGACCTCGCTCAAGGTCAACTTTAAAGACATTGGCTGGGACAGTTGGATTGTGGCGCCTCCAGGATATGACGCCTTCGAATGTAGAGGCCTGTGCTACCACCCACTAACGGATGAATCAACCCCATCCAAACATGCCCTTATCCAGACATTGATCAACATTAGGGACCCCAAGAGGGCCAACATGGCGTGCTGTGTCCCCATCAAACTTGACCCCATTACGGTCATGTATCAGGAGAATGGACGTCTCACTATAAGATACCTGTATGAAGAGATGAAGGTGGCAGAGTGTGGCTGCAGGTAG
- the rbp3 gene encoding retinol-binding protein 3 — protein MARAIILVASLLIIGNVLFTHAAFSPTLIVDMAKIIMDNYCSPEKLTGMKEAIDAAKGNTEVLNIPDAETLANVLSSGVQTTVSDPRLKVSYEQDYVPAVPLKMPPLPPDQLIAVLQTSIKLDILEGNTGYLRIDHILGEEVAEKIGPLLLDLVWNKILPTSALIFDLRYTGSGDVSGIPYIVSYFTKAEPVVHIDTVYDRPSNTTTKLFTMSTLLGDRYGVTKPLIVLTSKNTKGVAEDVAYCLKSLKRATIVGEKTSGGSLKVDKIKVGDSDFYVTVPSAKSINPITGSSWEVVGVTPDVEVNAEDALATAIKIVNLRGRVPAIIEGSASLIAANYAFEAIGDSVAEKLKGLLANGEYGMVVSKDGLETKLSADLKTLSGDKSLMTTSNTPPLPPMDYSPEMFIELIKVSFHTDIFENNIGYLRFDMFGDFEEVKAIAQIIVEHVWNKVVNTNAMIIDLRNNLGGPTTAISGFCSYFFDADKQIVLDKLYDRTSGNTTELLSLSDLTGTRYGSKKSLIILTSAATANAAEEFVYIMKRLGRAMIVGETTAGGSHPPKTFPVGETGIFLSIPTIHSDTTAGPAWEGVGIAPHIPVSADAALEVAKGIFNKHFAGQK, from the exons ATGGCTAGGGCCATCATTTTGGTAGCATCTCTTTTAATTAtaggaaatgttttatttacccaTGCCGCATTTTCCCCCACCCTCATTGTTGATATGGCAAAGATCATCATGGACAATTACTGCTCGCCAGAGAAGCTGACAGGGATGAAGGAGGCAATCGACGCAGCCAAAGGCAACACGGAGGTTCTCAACATCCCAGATGCCGAAACCTTGGCAAACGTCCTCAGCTCTGGAGTTCAGACCACAGTCAGTGACCCACGTCTGAAGGTCTCCTACGAGCAAGACTATGTCCCTGCCGTTCCCCTGAAGATGCCGCCCTTGCCTCCCGATCAGCTCATTGCCGTCCTCCAGACATCAATCAAGCTTGACATCCTGGAGGGCAACACTGGCTACTTGAGGATTGACCACATCCTTGGGGAGGAGGTCGCTGAAAAAATTGGCCCTTTGCTCCTAGATCTGGTCTGGAATAAAATCCTGCCAACTTCAGCTCTCATCTTTGACTTACGCTACACTGGCAGCGGAGACGTCTCTGGAATCCCCTACATTGTGTCTTACTTCACCAAAGCTGAGCCTGTGGTCCACATTGACACTGTATATGACCGTCCGTCAAACACCACCACAAAGCTGTTCACTATGTCCACACTGTTGGGAGACAGATACGGTGTCACCAAACCCCTCATTGTCCTCACCAGCAAAAACACCAAGGGCGTTGCCGAGGATGTAGCCTATTGCCTGAAGAGCCTGAAGAGGGCCACCATTGTAGGCGAGAAGACCTCAGGGGGCTCCTTGAAAGTCGATAAAATCAAAGTGGGTGACAGTGACTTCTACGTTACCGTGCCATCTGCAAAGTCCATCAATCCCATCACTGGCTCCTCCTGGGAAGTTGTAGGTGTGACCCCTGATGTGGAGGTCAATGCCGAAGACGCCCTCGCTACCGCAATCAAAATCGTCAACCTCCGAGGTCGGGTTCCAGCCATCATCGAGGGATCAGCATCCCTGATTGCTGCCAACTATGCCTTCGAGGCTATTGGGGATAGTGTTGCAGAAAAGTTAAAGGGGCTCCTGGCAAACGGAGAGTACGGCATGGTTGTTTCCAAGGATGGTCTGGAGACCAAGCTGTCTGCTGACCTCAAGACCCTTTCTGGGGACAAGAGCCTGATGACCACCAGCAATACCCCACCTCTTCCACCCATG GATTATTCACCAGAGATGTTCATTGAGCTGATCAAAGTGTCCTTTCACACCGACATATTTGAGAACAACATCGGCTACCTGCGCTTTGACATGTTTGGAGACTTTGAGGAGGTCAAAGCTATCGCCCAAATTATCGTTGAGCACGTGTGGAACAAAGTTGTCAACACGAATGCCATGATCATCGACCTGAG GAACAACCTTGGTGGCCCAACAACAGCCATTTCCGGCTTCTGTTCTTACTTCTTTGATGCCGACAAGCAGATTGTGCTGGACAAGCTGTACGACAGAACTTCCGGCAATACCACAGAGCTCCTCTCCTTGTCTGATCTCACTG GCACAAGGTACGGCTCAAAGAAGAGCCTGATCATCCTGACCAGTGCAGCGACTGCCAACGCCGCTGAGGAGTTTGTCTACATCATGAAGAGGCTTGGCCGTGCTATGATTGTTGGAGAGACCACCGCCGGTGGCTCCCACCCACCAAAGACCTTCCCTGTAGGTGAGACTGGCATCTTCCTCAGCATCCCCACTATCCACTCTGACACTACCGCCGGGCCAGCATGGGAGGGAGTTGGCATTGCACCTCACATACCCGTCTCAGCTGACGCTGCCCTTGAGGTCGCCAAGGGCATCTTCAACAAGCACTTTGCAGGCCAGAAGTAA